The proteins below are encoded in one region of Triticum aestivum cultivar Chinese Spring chromosome 1B, IWGSC CS RefSeq v2.1, whole genome shotgun sequence:
- the LOC123088450 gene encoding E3 ubiquitin-protein ligase RNF181, translated as MENHHDSLADGRDVEGPALWTEIRHRLSQDFILRHEEARTRAAEAKAALNGDHWEWDDDGAYAVIDPASLKAMVAMETPEVGETREQGCAVCLEGFVAGGKKLRMMPCSHSFHQRCIFDLLLRSRFCPVCRFEMPPRSADEPEPVAEKAATTSEQVGSN; from the coding sequence ATGGAAAATCACCACGACTCCCTCGCCGACGGGCGGGACGTCGAGGGCCCAGCCTTGTGGACTGAAATTCGCCACCGGCTGTCCCAGGATTTCATACTGAGGCACGAGGAGGCGCGGACGCGAGCCGCGGAGGCCAAGGCCGCCCTAAACGGGGATCACTGGGAGTGGGACGACGACGGTGCATATGCCGTCATCGATCCGGCCTCCTTGAAGGCCATGGTGGCCATGGAGACGCCGGAGGTGGGCGAGACGAGGGAGCAGGGCTGCGCGGTGTGCCTCGAGGGTTTCGTGGCCGGTGGCAAGAAGCTGAGGATGATGCCCTGTTCCCACTCCTTCCACCAGAGATGCATCTTCGACTTGCTCCTCCGTAGCCGATTCTGCCCGGTCTGCCGTTTCGAGATGCCCCCCCGGTCGGCCGACGAGCCGGAGCCGGTGGCTGAGAAAGCCGCTACTACATCTGAACAAGTTGGCAGCAACTGA
- the LOC123088442 gene encoding E3 ubiquitin-protein ligase RNF181-like, translating into METVARGAEVHVENGCDAPTGESGRRRGRDEFERPPEWDALDARLDEQERLDREQDERRDPASLPAMLGLPLAKVGETREHLCLICFDDFVPGCYKKIRTMDCSHSFHQRCIFDWLLIDRRCPICRFAMASEKESLLEEEKKERLHRQGAAAEEEEKLHGQGSAAAEDTFFIFGTNSS; encoded by the coding sequence ATGGAGACAGTAGCGCGAGGAGCAGAGGTTCACGTCGAGAATGGCTGCGACGCGCCGACGGGGGAgagcgggaggaggagggggcgggacGAGTTCGAGCGCCCGCCTGAGTGGGACGCGCTGGACGCCCGGCTCGACGAGCAGGAGAGGCTGGACAGAGAGCAGGACGAAAGAAGGGACCCGGCGTCGCTGCCGGCCATGTTGGGCCTTCCCTTGGCGAAGGTGGGCGAGACGAGAGAACATCTCTGCCTCATCTGCTTCGACGACTTCGTGCCCGGCTGCTACAAGAAGATCAGGACGATGGACTGCTCTCACTCCTTCCACCAGCGCTGCATCTTCGACTGGCTTCTCATTGACCGACGATGCCCGATTTGCCGCTTCGCCATGGCCTCGGAGAAGGAAAGTCTCCTGGAAGAGGAAAAGAAAGAAAGGCTCCATCGCCAAGGAGCTGCCGCGGAAGAGGAAGAAAAACTCCATGGCCAGGGATCTGCCGCGGCCGAAGATACATTTTTCATTTTTGGAACCAACTCCTCCTGA